Proteins from a genomic interval of Anatilimnocola floriformis:
- a CDS encoding FIST signal transduction protein: MVRERLQATPDLAVMFVSAKHLAAADALAPLVCDALGTENLIGCTAEGIIGVGREVEFEPAISLWAASWPGVFATRLQLNYERTREGGAIQGWPDELAGDWPADSFMILFGEPLSFHTDLLLERFNEDRPGVPILGGMASGGYNPGENRLFCGREALAEGAVGAFIHGAVKLRSVVSQGCRPIGKTFVVTKAERNVIHELGGRPALIQLKELFDTLPSREQVQVQRNLHVGRVISEYQETFGQGDFLVRNVIGIDPANGAIALGDYIRAGQTVQFHVRDQEAADAELKQMLTAVKKSGQPQPLAGLLFACNGRGTRMFSQSDHDAALINRFLGEIPIAGFFAAGELGPVGNQNFMHGHTASIALLEPK, from the coding sequence ATGGTGCGCGAACGTCTGCAGGCCACGCCCGATCTGGCTGTGATGTTCGTTTCGGCCAAGCATCTGGCCGCGGCCGATGCTCTGGCGCCGCTCGTGTGCGATGCGCTCGGCACCGAAAACCTGATCGGCTGCACGGCAGAGGGAATCATCGGCGTCGGCCGCGAAGTGGAATTTGAACCAGCAATTTCGCTGTGGGCCGCGTCGTGGCCTGGCGTTTTTGCCACGCGGTTGCAGCTCAACTACGAACGCACTCGCGAAGGCGGCGCCATCCAAGGCTGGCCCGATGAACTCGCTGGCGACTGGCCCGCCGATTCGTTCATGATTCTCTTCGGCGAGCCGTTGTCGTTTCATACCGACTTGCTCCTCGAGCGCTTCAACGAAGATCGCCCCGGCGTGCCGATTCTCGGCGGCATGGCGAGCGGCGGATACAACCCCGGCGAGAACCGCCTCTTCTGTGGCCGCGAAGCTCTCGCCGAGGGCGCCGTCGGCGCGTTCATTCACGGCGCGGTCAAACTGCGCAGCGTCGTCTCGCAAGGCTGCCGGCCGATCGGCAAAACATTTGTGGTGACGAAGGCCGAACGGAATGTCATTCACGAGCTCGGCGGCCGGCCGGCGCTCATTCAACTCAAAGAGCTATTCGATACGCTCCCTTCGCGCGAGCAAGTGCAGGTGCAGCGCAACCTGCACGTCGGCCGCGTGATCAGCGAATATCAAGAGACCTTCGGCCAGGGCGATTTTCTGGTTCGCAATGTCATCGGCATCGATCCCGCCAACGGCGCCATTGCGCTGGGTGACTATATTCGCGCGGGACAAACCGTGCAGTTCCATGTGCGCGATCAAGAAGCGGCCGATGCCGAGTTGAAGCAGATGCTAACGGCAGTGAAGAAGTCAGGCCAGCCGCAGCCGCTCGCGGGTTTGTTGTTTGCCTGCAACGGCCGCGGCACGCGGATGTTCAGCCAAAGCGATCACGACGCCGCGCTCATCAACCGCTTCCTCGGCGAGATTCCCATCGCGGGCTTTTTCGCGGCCGGCGAACTCGGGCCGGTGGGGAATCAGAATTTCATGCACGGGCATACCGCGAGCATTGCGTTGCTCGAACCGAAGTAA
- a CDS encoding polysaccharide lyase family 8 super-sandwich domain-containing protein: MSLPLPGRSISSSLRPASAKPESLKPAASKLTPRGLQFETLEIRATPTIAQVETQIIAELMEQAPRVMPEISTDLSLLGANGKFSDLSYVMSTDAGAVQFRTHAARIEALEIAYKWNDASNPYHHDAALKAKVMAAWTYTAGSLGPMTAPNWWHKQIGTPQVLATPLILFHSELSTTTINTVLTKYFGQSWTNLTGANMASQGPPALIQGILTNNASRVQTVVSALSSEVVGMSGEGIGRDQSFLQHGSGSKWNFASGSYGTNFAVDVDRLMRWTQGTEFAFTSASIDAELRFVLDHLQYLTRGDNMDVAAMGRSVTRDSSTQLRAQQVYDATVDLLKLGRRMPELMAAVDRYEHGVNDTNFLAGDKSLWVTDGLLHSREDITATLKMISTRSLRPETAAGENKKGYFEGDGMLMLLQDGDEYGELGEQEIFPAWDWQELPGTTIQHNGVIPNYDAFGGGTNSSGSSNLVGSASDGQYGVAMMDYKRTGVTLTARKSWFFFDDEIIALGADIDDAAAKSPVFTTLNQVLLDGDVTVSDAAGRRTFGLGGSATLQGKSWIEQDHMGYVNLDSSSKLTVQAATQTGDGVSLPVFSAVIDHGTKVQNATYAYAMVPDKSADEVEAYTNNLPFTVLSNTANLQAVRHNGLNQTQASFFAAGSLYLDATTKITVTQPCNLIIKQNGDQLTITAADPRQLTTPIVVEINRQVTGSGATWNATTKVTKLSIALPAAPNAGSSATKTFTLGAPPVVDPPPTSPPPTNPPPTNPPPSNPTPVNQPVVYDATTRTLTIAGTPAGDQISVGSDSAGKVTVRINSASYGPFTNVAKVVAFGQAGNDTIMALNLPIPVEFYGNDGNDTLYGGSAADLLVGGAGDDNVYGYGGSDLLIGGGGRDSIMGDVGNDLLIGGQLRLAPDNFLPAFTAANVGAKPWSAESQSVLDALSAALAAWLAAPQAMPTQLGTVNTDFLTDSIADSLFAGAGNDWFYAAVVQKDSVLDAAAGDRTGEL; encoded by the coding sequence ATGTCACTGCCTCTGCCGGGCCGTTCGATTTCTTCGTCGTTAAGACCTGCGTCGGCAAAGCCCGAGTCGTTAAAACCTGCGGCGTCAAAGCTCACTCCGCGCGGGCTGCAATTCGAAACGCTCGAGATTCGCGCCACGCCGACGATTGCGCAAGTTGAAACGCAAATCATCGCCGAGCTGATGGAGCAAGCGCCGCGGGTCATGCCCGAGATCTCGACCGATCTGTCGCTGCTCGGCGCGAATGGCAAGTTCAGCGACTTGAGCTATGTCATGTCGACCGATGCCGGCGCCGTGCAGTTTCGCACGCACGCGGCTCGTATCGAAGCGCTCGAGATCGCCTATAAGTGGAACGATGCCAGCAATCCGTATCACCACGACGCGGCGCTGAAGGCCAAAGTGATGGCCGCGTGGACCTACACGGCGGGTTCGCTCGGCCCGATGACCGCGCCCAATTGGTGGCACAAGCAAATCGGCACGCCGCAAGTATTGGCGACGCCGCTCATTTTGTTTCACAGCGAGCTGAGCACGACGACCATCAATACCGTGCTGACCAAGTATTTCGGCCAATCGTGGACGAATCTCACCGGCGCGAACATGGCTTCGCAAGGGCCGCCCGCGCTGATCCAAGGCATTCTCACCAACAACGCGAGTCGCGTACAGACTGTGGTAAGTGCGCTGTCGAGCGAAGTCGTTGGCATGTCGGGCGAAGGGATCGGGCGCGATCAGTCGTTCCTGCAACATGGCAGCGGCTCGAAGTGGAACTTTGCCAGCGGCAGTTATGGAACGAACTTCGCCGTCGACGTCGATCGGTTGATGCGTTGGACGCAAGGCACCGAGTTTGCTTTTACTTCGGCTTCGATCGATGCCGAGCTGCGGTTTGTGCTCGATCATCTGCAGTACCTCACGCGCGGCGACAACATGGATGTGGCAGCCATGGGGCGTTCGGTGACGCGCGACAGTTCAACGCAACTCCGGGCGCAGCAGGTGTACGACGCCACGGTCGATTTGCTCAAGCTCGGCCGCCGAATGCCCGAGTTGATGGCCGCTGTCGATCGCTACGAGCATGGCGTGAACGACACGAATTTTCTCGCCGGCGATAAGAGTTTGTGGGTGACCGATGGGCTGCTGCACAGCCGAGAGGACATCACGGCCACGCTGAAGATGATTTCGACTCGCAGCCTGCGCCCCGAAACCGCCGCCGGTGAAAACAAGAAGGGATACTTCGAAGGAGACGGCATGCTGATGCTGCTCCAGGATGGTGATGAATATGGCGAGTTGGGCGAGCAAGAGATTTTTCCGGCGTGGGATTGGCAGGAGTTGCCGGGCACGACGATTCAGCACAACGGCGTGATTCCGAATTACGACGCCTTTGGCGGCGGCACGAACAGCTCGGGCTCGAGCAACCTGGTCGGCAGCGCGTCGGACGGTCAGTACGGCGTGGCCATGATGGATTACAAGCGCACGGGGGTGACGCTGACGGCCCGCAAATCGTGGTTCTTCTTCGATGACGAGATCATCGCCCTCGGCGCCGATATCGACGATGCGGCTGCGAAGTCTCCGGTGTTCACCACGCTGAATCAGGTGCTGCTCGACGGCGATGTCACCGTTTCCGATGCGGCGGGCCGGCGGACATTCGGCTTGGGTGGTTCGGCGACGTTGCAAGGCAAAAGCTGGATCGAGCAAGACCACATGGGCTATGTCAATCTCGACAGCTCGAGCAAGCTGACCGTGCAAGCCGCGACGCAAACTGGCGATGGCGTGTCGCTGCCGGTTTTCAGCGCGGTCATCGATCACGGGACGAAAGTGCAAAACGCCACCTATGCGTATGCGATGGTTCCCGATAAGTCGGCCGATGAAGTCGAGGCCTACACCAACAACTTGCCGTTCACCGTTCTTAGCAACACGGCGAATCTGCAAGCGGTTCGGCACAACGGTTTGAACCAAACACAGGCTTCGTTCTTTGCGGCGGGCTCGCTTTATCTCGATGCCACGACCAAGATCACCGTCACGCAGCCTTGCAATCTGATCATCAAACAGAACGGCGATCAACTGACGATCACGGCGGCGGATCCGCGGCAGTTAACCACGCCGATCGTGGTCGAGATCAATCGCCAGGTGACCGGCAGCGGCGCGACGTGGAATGCCACGACGAAAGTGACGAAACTTAGCATTGCTTTGCCAGCGGCGCCGAATGCGGGCTCCAGCGCGACGAAGACCTTCACGCTCGGTGCACCACCGGTTGTCGATCCACCACCGACCAGTCCTCCTCCTACCAACCCACCGCCGACGAATCCGCCGCCGAGCAATCCCACGCCGGTCAATCAGCCGGTGGTTTACGACGCAACCACGCGCACGCTCACGATCGCGGGCACGCCAGCGGGCGATCAGATTTCCGTCGGTAGCGATTCCGCCGGCAAGGTCACGGTGCGGATCAACAGCGCGAGCTATGGCCCGTTCACGAACGTCGCTAAGGTCGTCGCTTTCGGCCAGGCGGGCAACGATACGATCATGGCCCTCAACCTGCCGATCCCGGTCGAGTTCTATGGCAACGATGGCAACGACACGCTCTACGGCGGCAGCGCAGCCGATCTGCTAGTCGGCGGCGCAGGGGATGACAACGTCTACGGCTATGGCGGCAGCGATTTGTTGATCGGCGGCGGCGGGCGGGACTCGATCATGGGAGATGTCGGCAACGACCTGCTGATCGGCGGGCAATTGCGATTGGCTCCCGATAACTTCCTGCCGGCCTTCACCGCGGCGAATGTCGGCGCGAAGCCCTGGTCGGCCGAAAGCCAAAGCGTGCTCGATGCACTCTCAGCGGCGCTCGCGGCCTGGCTAGCCGCGCCGCAAGCGATGCCGACGCAACTCGGCACCGTGAACACAGATTTCCTCACCGACTCGATCGCCGACAGCCTGTTCGCTGGCGCCGGCAACGATTGGTTCTACGCTGCCGTGGTGCAAAAAGATTCCGTGCTCGATGCCGCGGCCGGCGATCGAACCGGAGAGTTGTAG
- a CDS encoding translation initiation factor yields the protein MTRLFAGTAWDQPPKCERCGELKSACACPAHLKSLLPPDKQSAKVGVEKRKKGKLVTVVRGLVPGETDFAALLTKLQTGCGAGGSVQENELEVQGDHADRVRELLRGLGYKVQ from the coding sequence ATGACACGCCTGTTTGCGGGAACGGCTTGGGATCAACCGCCGAAATGTGAGCGCTGCGGCGAACTGAAATCGGCGTGTGCCTGCCCCGCCCATTTGAAATCGCTGCTGCCGCCTGACAAGCAATCGGCGAAAGTCGGCGTCGAGAAGCGGAAGAAAGGCAAGCTGGTGACGGTCGTCCGCGGCCTGGTTCCGGGCGAGACTGATTTCGCCGCGCTCCTCACCAAGCTACAAACCGGCTGCGGCGCGGGAGGATCGGTTCAAGAGAACGAACTCGAAGTGCAAGGCGATCACGCCGACCGCGTGCGCGAGTTGCTGCGCGGCTTGGGATACAAAGTGCAGTAG
- a CDS encoding alpha/beta hydrolase: MIAEPVMYGGLDCVVVRSETQTPRLAMVLCHGFGASGEDLLGLAEPLLELVGEQAEEIAVIFPAAVLALDDRGLPGGRAWWWIDLDRLLNQPTPEVQRAFRTVRPAGMAEATQMLCKLVGEVRQRWNLSADQIVLGGFSQGSMIATDAAMTLPEPPAGLVIYSGALICEAEWKERAARLVNTKIVQSHGRRDPILDLSQGQALRDVLLAAGCQPKYLEFNGFHEIHPVAIHATVDLLKSLLV; encoded by the coding sequence ATGATTGCCGAACCCGTGATGTATGGTGGGCTCGATTGCGTGGTGGTGCGCAGCGAAACACAAACGCCGCGATTGGCGATGGTGCTGTGCCACGGTTTCGGCGCGTCGGGCGAAGACTTGCTCGGTCTCGCCGAACCGCTGCTGGAACTGGTGGGCGAGCAAGCCGAAGAGATCGCCGTCATTTTTCCCGCCGCCGTCCTTGCGCTCGACGATCGGGGTTTGCCGGGTGGGCGCGCCTGGTGGTGGATCGATCTCGATCGCTTGCTGAATCAACCTACGCCCGAAGTTCAGCGCGCCTTTCGCACCGTTCGCCCAGCTGGCATGGCCGAAGCGACGCAAATGCTCTGCAAACTGGTCGGCGAAGTTCGCCAGCGGTGGAACTTGTCAGCCGATCAAATCGTCCTCGGCGGTTTTTCGCAAGGCTCGATGATCGCCACCGATGCCGCCATGACGTTGCCCGAGCCGCCGGCTGGCCTGGTGATCTATAGCGGCGCGCTGATCTGCGAAGCCGAATGGAAGGAGCGAGCCGCGCGACTCGTGAATACTAAGATCGTTCAATCGCACGGCCGGCGCGATCCGATTTTGGATCTATCGCAAGGCCAGGCGTTGCGCGACGTGCTGCTCGCGGCTGGCTGCCAGCCGAAGTATCTCGAGTTCAACGGCTTTCACGAAATCCATCCCGTCGCGATTCACGCGACGGTCGATCTGTTGAAGAGTTTGCTAGTGTAG
- a CDS encoding RluA family pseudouridine synthase yields MPATVKHLDIDEASPFVGDRADRAVQTLCGLSRSQINGLFDHQCVKVNGLPCPEAARRLMAGDRIELTYHASQRYHPINKPRQNLGFEIVYEDKQVIVVNKPAHLLTVPTKKGETNTLLDKVSEYVRHVKHVRAAFNAHRLDRGVSGLLAFGKSLEISQAIRDQFALHKPEREYAAIVAGHLKRKEGTIRSLLATDRDLNRFSTDDEEVGQLAITHFKLAEPLLDTSLITIWLETGRRNQIRVHFAEEGNPVLGDPRYLPDLAEHRHWPASRIALHARKLAFEHPETGELLKFELPLPEEMVRFINGQRAKKEAGAADGGERRETRDGGKRRK; encoded by the coding sequence ATGCCAGCCACCGTGAAACATCTCGATATTGACGAAGCTTCTCCTTTTGTAGGCGATCGCGCCGATCGTGCGGTGCAGACGCTCTGCGGCTTGTCGCGTTCGCAGATCAACGGCCTGTTTGATCATCAGTGCGTGAAAGTCAACGGCTTGCCGTGCCCGGAAGCGGCGCGGCGACTGATGGCCGGCGATCGGATCGAGCTGACGTATCACGCCAGTCAGCGGTACCATCCGATCAACAAGCCGCGGCAGAACCTGGGCTTTGAGATTGTCTATGAAGACAAGCAGGTGATTGTCGTCAACAAGCCGGCCCACCTCCTCACCGTGCCGACTAAGAAGGGCGAAACCAACACGTTGCTCGACAAAGTGAGCGAGTATGTCCGCCACGTCAAACACGTGCGAGCGGCGTTCAACGCGCATCGGCTCGACCGCGGCGTTTCCGGCCTACTCGCGTTCGGCAAGAGCTTGGAAATCTCGCAAGCCATTCGCGATCAGTTCGCGCTGCACAAGCCCGAGCGCGAATATGCTGCCATTGTCGCCGGCCATCTGAAACGGAAGGAAGGGACGATCCGTAGCTTGCTCGCTACCGATCGTGATCTCAATCGCTTCTCGACCGACGACGAAGAAGTGGGCCAACTGGCGATCACGCACTTCAAACTCGCCGAGCCGCTGCTCGATACGTCGTTGATCACCATCTGGCTCGAAACCGGCCGGCGGAATCAGATTCGCGTTCACTTTGCCGAAGAAGGGAATCCTGTCCTCGGCGATCCGCGTTACTTGCCCGATCTGGCCGAGCACCGTCATTGGCCCGCGTCACGCATCGCGCTGCATGCTCGCAAGCTGGCCTTCGAACATCCGGAGACCGGCGAACTGCTGAAGTTCGAACTGCCGCTGCCGGAAGAGATGGTGCGGTTTATCAATGGTCAGCGAGCGAAGAAGGAAGCGGGGGCGGCGGACGGAGGCGAGAGGCGGGAGACGAGAGACGGGGGGAAGAGGCGGAAGTAG
- a CDS encoding DUF4440 domain-containing protein, with protein MSATEELLALNQKLLTAIVSGDWATYESLCDPSITCFEAEARGQLVAGMPFHKYYFDQPGTPQKPAKVVTMTQPHVRLLGDSGAVLCYVRLNQSLDATGSPQTSKVEETRVWQKINGAWKHVHFHRSTNN; from the coding sequence ATGTCGGCTACCGAAGAACTTCTCGCCCTCAATCAAAAGCTTCTCACCGCCATCGTCAGCGGCGACTGGGCCACGTATGAATCGCTCTGCGATCCGTCGATCACCTGCTTTGAAGCCGAAGCCCGCGGCCAACTCGTGGCCGGCATGCCATTTCACAAGTACTACTTTGATCAACCCGGCACTCCGCAAAAGCCAGCCAAGGTCGTGACCATGACCCAGCCGCACGTCCGCCTGCTCGGCGACAGCGGCGCGGTGCTGTGCTACGTCCGCCTGAATCAGTCGCTCGATGCAACCGGCAGCCCGCAGACTTCCAAGGTCGAAGAAACGCGCGTCTGGCAAAAGATCAATGGCGCTTGGAAGCATGTTCACTTCCACCGTTCGACCAACAACTGA
- a CDS encoding DUF6807 domain-containing protein, with protein sequence MKTLLAAFLFAATAGVLFAAEPQLTVEKSDTGVAVKIDDKPFATYVFKSRTKPIVWPILGPTGNEMTRSWPMKDGVEGEKKDHPHHRSFWFTHGNVNGVDFWAETAKVQGQIVHKELIAAEGGSVATISTRNEWVGPDGKVICQDEPTLKFGASEDTRWIDFATKVTAIADEVTFGDTKEGAFGVRVAETMKVEAKKGGKIVTSEGLTDADAWGKPAKWVDYHGPVGTETLGIAIFDHPSSFRHPTTWHVRTYGLFAPNPFGLHDFPGGAGKDGSHKFKKGETLSLKYRVYLHKGDEKAGKVAEAYEKYIGG encoded by the coding sequence ATGAAGACTTTGCTGGCTGCATTTCTGTTCGCTGCTACTGCTGGTGTGTTGTTCGCCGCCGAGCCGCAGCTGACGGTGGAGAAGTCGGATACGGGCGTGGCCGTGAAGATCGATGACAAGCCGTTTGCCACCTATGTCTTCAAGTCGCGGACCAAGCCCATTGTGTGGCCGATCCTCGGGCCGACCGGCAACGAGATGACGCGGTCTTGGCCGATGAAGGACGGTGTTGAGGGGGAGAAGAAAGACCATCCGCATCATCGCTCGTTCTGGTTCACGCACGGCAATGTGAATGGCGTCGATTTTTGGGCCGAGACGGCAAAAGTGCAGGGGCAGATCGTTCATAAGGAGTTGATTGCCGCCGAAGGTGGCAGCGTGGCAACGATTTCGACACGCAACGAATGGGTTGGTCCCGATGGCAAGGTGATTTGCCAGGACGAACCAACTTTGAAGTTCGGCGCGAGCGAGGATACCCGTTGGATCGACTTTGCGACCAAGGTGACCGCGATCGCCGACGAAGTGACATTTGGTGACACCAAAGAAGGGGCCTTTGGCGTGCGAGTGGCCGAGACGATGAAGGTGGAAGCCAAGAAGGGTGGCAAGATTGTGACCAGCGAAGGGCTGACCGACGCCGACGCCTGGGGCAAACCGGCCAAGTGGGTCGATTACCACGGCCCGGTGGGGACCGAAACGCTGGGCATCGCGATCTTTGACCACCCCAGCAGCTTTCGCCATCCCACGACCTGGCATGTGCGGACGTACGGCCTGTTTGCTCCTAATCCCTTTGGCCTGCATGACTTCCCGGGAGGCGCCGGTAAGGACGGCTCGCACAAATTCAAGAAGGGCGAGACGCTGTCGCTGAAGTACCGCGTGTATCTGCACAAAGGTGACGAGAAGGCGGGCAAAGTGGCCGAGGCGTATGAGAAATACATCGGCGGCTGA
- a CDS encoding dihydrofolate reductase — translation MSNLRLSLLVAVARNGVIGLRGELPWRLSSDLKRFKQLTLGRSVLMGRKTHESIVAALGKPLPGRVSLVLSRNAADPPAQLPRVAADQPGEVVYVRDISSATQLARDTAELFVVGGGEIYATTLPRADRLYWTWVEAEPAGDTHFPAVDWSQWKLKEETRYPADGRNQYDTTFAIYDRLSK, via the coding sequence ATGTCCAACCTCCGCCTTTCGCTACTCGTCGCCGTCGCTCGCAATGGCGTGATTGGCCTGCGCGGCGAACTGCCGTGGCGGTTGAGCAGCGATTTGAAGCGATTCAAGCAACTGACGCTCGGGCGGTCGGTGCTGATGGGGCGGAAGACACACGAGTCGATCGTCGCCGCTCTCGGCAAACCGCTACCCGGGCGAGTGAGTTTGGTCCTTTCTCGCAACGCAGCCGATCCACCGGCGCAGTTGCCGCGGGTTGCTGCTGATCAGCCCGGCGAAGTGGTTTATGTGCGCGACATTTCGTCCGCGACCCAACTTGCCCGCGACACAGCCGAGCTGTTCGTCGTCGGCGGCGGCGAGATTTATGCGACCACGCTGCCGCGGGCCGATCGGCTGTATTGGACCTGGGTGGAAGCGGAGCCGGCCGGAGATACCCATTTTCCCGCGGTCGATTGGTCGCAATGGAAATTGAAAGAAGAGACCCGCTACCCAGCCGACGGCCGCAATCAGTACGATACGACGTTTGCGATTTACGATCGCCTTTCCAAATAA
- a CDS encoding YgdI/YgdR family lipoprotein → MKKIWILSLLALAAVSLSGCSSCGNRGLFGGLFNWNRGSDCGPPPCASNVGPPVYSAGSPVMMAEPGPGFIPAGQ, encoded by the coding sequence ATGAAGAAGATCTGGATTTTGTCATTGCTCGCCCTCGCTGCCGTCAGCCTGAGTGGCTGCAGCAGCTGCGGCAACCGTGGACTCTTTGGTGGCTTGTTCAACTGGAACCGCGGTAGCGACTGCGGCCCGCCACCCTGTGCCTCGAACGTCGGCCCACCGGTCTACTCGGCTGGTTCGCCGGTGATGATGGCCGAGCCGGGTCCGGGTTTCATCCCCGCTGGCCAGTAA
- a CDS encoding ankyrin repeat domain-containing protein: MAQAKSDFFVFVEQVVAAELGEVSRRLKVSPALATAVADVGASRQEPADYFFAEIAHYFYAGDTALHMAAAAFRPSIAKLLVKHGANCRAKNRRGAEPLHYAADTNHWQPAAQAETIEYLLSVGADPNALDKSGVSPLHRAVRTRSLPAVRALLDGGADARLANKAGSTPLHLAVQSTGRAGGGTDLAREQQAGIITLLLERGAKLTDKDGRGKQVRQAATSEWTRSLLSSAASE, encoded by the coding sequence ATGGCCCAGGCAAAGTCGGACTTTTTTGTTTTCGTCGAGCAGGTCGTCGCCGCGGAACTCGGCGAAGTCTCTCGGCGATTGAAGGTAAGTCCTGCGCTGGCGACGGCCGTGGCCGATGTCGGCGCCTCGCGGCAGGAACCGGCCGATTATTTTTTCGCGGAGATCGCTCATTACTTCTACGCGGGCGATACCGCGCTCCATATGGCCGCGGCTGCCTTTCGGCCGTCGATCGCCAAGCTTCTCGTGAAGCACGGAGCCAATTGCCGGGCAAAGAATCGTCGCGGGGCCGAACCGCTGCACTACGCTGCCGACACCAACCATTGGCAACCGGCTGCCCAAGCCGAGACGATCGAATACTTGCTCTCAGTCGGCGCCGATCCGAATGCGCTCGACAAGTCAGGCGTGAGTCCTTTGCATCGCGCGGTGCGCACGCGTTCACTCCCCGCCGTCCGCGCACTGCTCGATGGCGGCGCTGATGCCCGCCTGGCCAACAAAGCCGGTTCCACGCCGCTGCACCTCGCCGTGCAATCCACCGGTCGCGCCGGCGGCGGCACCGATCTCGCCCGCGAACAGCAAGCCGGCATCATCACGCTGCTGCTCGAACGGGGCGCGAAACTGACCGACAAAGACGGCCGCGGCAAACAAGTTCGCCAAGCGGCGACTAGCGAGTGGACGCGATCGCTGCTGAGTAGTGCAGCCAGTGAGTGA
- a CDS encoding Spy/CpxP family protein refolding chaperone, whose amino-acid sequence MSNSFRMLCLAGLAALVVVGSLNAQEQKKRPGGGGPGGFGMRSPTQLPESVKLTDDQKAKLADIEKKYADKVKAAADKSKLTEEQSAKQREAMGKFRDSGKSFAEFQEEVAKSLNLTDDQKKGREEATALRAEITKEVEALLTDEQKTALKAAREQRGRPGGKGGDRKKND is encoded by the coding sequence ATGTCGAATTCGTTCCGTATGTTGTGCCTGGCCGGCCTGGCCGCGCTCGTCGTTGTTGGCAGCCTGAACGCTCAGGAACAAAAGAAGCGTCCTGGTGGCGGTGGCCCGGGCGGTTTCGGCATGCGTTCGCCCACGCAACTGCCGGAATCGGTCAAGCTGACCGATGACCAAAAGGCCAAGCTCGCCGACATCGAAAAGAAGTACGCCGACAAGGTGAAGGCTGCCGCCGACAAGTCGAAGCTCACCGAAGAACAATCGGCCAAGCAACGCGAAGCCATGGGCAAGTTCCGTGACTCGGGCAAGTCGTTTGCCGAATTCCAAGAAGAAGTCGCCAAGTCGCTGAACCTGACCGACGACCAAAAGAAGGGCCGCGAAGAAGCCACCGCCCTCCGCGCCGAAATCACCAAGGAAGTCGAAGCCTTGTTGACCGACGAACAAAAGACCGCCCTCAAGGCCGCCCGCGAACAACGCGGTCGCCCAGGTGGCAAGGGTGGCGATCGCAAGAAGAACGACTAG